Genomic DNA from Thermobifida alba:
TGACGTTGCCGAGGGTGCCGTTGAACACCCCGTTGGCGCCCTTGTCGTAGTTGTTGCGGATCTGCACGACCTTGTCGCCGACCCGGAAGACCCGGCCGCCCACGCGTCGTTCGGCCGTCCCCGGGCGGGCCGGGGTGAGCGCCTCCTGCAGGAGCGTGTTGAGGTTGCCCGCGCCTGCCGGGCCGCGGTGCATGGGGGCGAGTACCTGGACGTCGCGGCGCGGGTCCAGGCCGAAGCGCCGCGGGATGCGGCGGGCGACGACGTCCACGGTCAGTTCGGCGGCGGCCTCGGCGTCCTCGCAGGGGAAGAGGAAGAAGTCGGACATGCCGTCCAGGTGGATGGGGCGTCCGGTGTTGACGCGGTGCGCGTTGGTGACCACACCGGACTGGGCGGCCTGGCGGAACACCTGGGTGAGGCGGACGCTGGGTACGGGCGAGTCCTCCGCCAGCAGGTCGCGCAGGACCTGTCCGGCGCCCACCGACGGCAGCTGGTCGACGTCGCCGACGAGGAGCAGGTGCGCGCCGGGTGGGACGGCCTTGGCCAGTTTGTTGGCGAGCAGCAGGTCGAGCATGGATGCCTCGTCGACGACGAGCAGGTCGCAGTCGAGGGGGTTGTCGCGGTCGTAGGAGGCGTCGCCGCCGGGTTTGAGCTCCAGCAGCCGGTGCACGGTGGACGCCTCGTGTCCGGTGAGTTCGGTGAGGCGTTTGGCGGCGCGTCCGGTGGGGGCGGCCAGCACGATCCTGGCGCGTTTGGCGGCGGCCAGGGCGATGATGGACGCCACGGTGAAGGACTTGCCGCAGCCGGGTCCGCCGGTGAGGACCGCGACCTTGCTGGTCAGCGCGAGTTTGACCGCTTTTTCCTGTTCCGGGGCCAGTTCGGTGCCGGTGCGGCTGTGCAGCCAGGACAGTGCCCGCTCCCAGTCCACGTCGGCGAAGGCGGCCAACCGGTCCTGTTCGGCGTTGAGCAGTGTGCGCAGTTGGGCGGCCAGCGAGGTCTCGGCGCGGTGGAAGGGGACCAGGTAGACGCCCATCACGGTCTCGCCGTCGCGGTCGGGCAGCTTCTCGCGTACCACCCCCTCCTCGGCGACGAGTTCGGCCAGGCAGTCGATGACCAGGGCCGAGTCCACCTGGAGGATCTTGACCGCCTCGTTGATGAGCGTCTCCTCCGGCAGGTAGCAGTGGCCGTCGCCGGTGGATTCCGACAGGGTGAACTGGATGCCGGCCTTGACCCGCTGCGGGCTGTCGTGGGGGATGCCGACCGCCTGGGCGATGGCGTCGGCGGTCTTGAAGCCGATGCCCCACACGTCGGCGGCCAGCGAGTAGGGTTCCTCGCGCACCACCCGGATCGAGTCGTCGCCGTACTTCTTGTAGATGCGCACCGCCAGGGAGGTGGAGACCCGGACGGTCTGCAGGAACACCATCACCTCCTTGATGGCCTTCTGCTCCTCCCAGGCCTCGGTGATGATCTTGGTGCGTTTGGGGCCGAGCCGGGGCACCTCCATGAGCCGTTCGGGGGTGTGTTCGATGACGTCGAGCGCCTTGTCGCCGAAGTGGTTGACGATGTGTTCGGCCAGCCGCGGCCCCACGCCCTTGACCAGTCCGGAGCCCAGGTAGCGGCGGATGCCCTGCACGGTGGCGGGCAGCACCGTGGTGTAGTTCTCCACCTGGAACTGCCGTCCGTACTGGGGGTGGGAGGTCCAGCGGCCCTCCATGCGCAGCGACTCGCCGGGGTGGGCGCCCAGCAGGGCGCCGACCACGGTCACCAGGTCCGCGCCGCGCCCGGTGTCGATGCGGGCCACGGTGTAGCCGGTCTCCTCGTTGACGTAGGTGATGCGTTCCAGCACCCCTTCCAGGACCGACGGGCGGAACGGTTCACCGGACGCCATCGGGGCACCTCCCGGGCGGTGTGGGCGGACAGCGGGGACACCGCCGACCGTACCCAACTCCGGTGACGTCCGCCGTGGCGGGGCGCGGCGCCCCGGGCGCGGGCCGCGTCCGGGGCGTGCGGTCCTTCCCCGGGGGTCAGGTCCGCCGGCCGGTGCCGGTCCCGCCCGGCCGGGAGGGCCGGGCGGGTGGCGGAACGTCGGCGCTGCCTCCGCCCGCGGTGTTCGCCGGGGAGTCGCCCGCCGCGGGCGGAGGTGTCTCGGGGGCGGCCGCCCGCCGTCCCGGTGAGGACCGCGCCCTCTCCTCCAGTTCCCTGATCCGCTGGTGCATCAGCTCCAGTACCCGGGCGCGTTGGGCGTGCGCCTCCTCGTAGGCGATGAGTTCGCGCACCTGTTCCCGGGTCAGTGAGCGGATGCGGTACTGCAGGGTGTCCAGCGGCAGGTGCTCGTAGTCGGGGATGGCCAGGGTGTCGCGGTGGACTCGCGCCATCGGTCCTCCTCGTCGTCGGTGCGGCCCGCCGGGGTCACACGGTGGTGAGCGCCACCTTGGTCCAGCCCGGCTCGTGCCGGTCGAACGCCTCGTAGGCGCGCAGGACGTCGCCGGTGATGGGCTCCTCCTGGGTGAGCACCGAGGTGATGTCGATCTGCTGTGAGGCGACCATGTCCAGCAGCGTGGGGATGTACTTGCGGTGGTTGCAGCTGCCCGCGTTGAGGGTCAGGTTCTTGGTCACGGCCATGCCGATCGGGAAGGCGTCGGCGTTCGGCGGGTAGTTCCCGACGACCGCCACCGTCCCGGCCTTGGCCACCGCGTCCACGGCCCACCGCAGGGCCTGGGCTCCCCCGCCGCCGACGGTCTGCTCGTCGCCGGTGCGGGCGCTGGGCACCGTGGCCGCGTGCTCCTTCTCCAGGCGGTGCACGTCGGTCTCGGAGGCGGCCGCGGTGCCGCGGTCGGGCTGCTGCGCGTCCACGCCCACCGCGTCGATCACCCGGTCGGGGCCGATGCCGCCGGTCAGTTCCACCAGGGTGGCCACCGGGTCCTCGGAGTTGTAGTCGATGACCTCGGCGTGCAGGCTGCGTGCCTGCTCCAGGCGGCTGGGCACTCCGTCGACGGCCAGCACGCGGCCCGCGCCCTGCTGCCAGGCGCTCAGGATCGTGAACAGGCCCACCGGTCCGCAGCCGAAGACCGCCACGGTGTCGCCGCTGGTGATCTCGGCGAGTCGGGCGCCGAACCAGCCGGTGGGGAACATGTCGGACAGCAGGATGCCCTCCTCGTCGCTGACCCGGTCGGGCAGCCCCACCAGGCCCACGTTGGCGTAGGGCACCCGGACGCGTTCGGCCTGCATCCCCTGGAAGGCGCCCGTCGACCGGGGGCCGCCGAAGAACGCTGTTCCGGCGCGGCGGCCGCCCGGGTTGGCGTTGTCGCACTGGGCGAAGTAGCCGGCGCGGCAGTAGCTGCACACCCCGCAGCCGATCGTGGAGGGGACCACCACCCGGTCGCCGGGGCGGAAGTTGCGTACCCCGGGGCCGACCTCGGTGACCACCCCCACCCCCTCGTGGCCCATGATCGTGCCCGGTTCCATGCCCGGCATCGTGCCGCGCAGCAGGTGCAGGTCGGTGCCGCAGATCGCGCTGGTGGTGATCTGGACGATCGCGTCCTGGGGGTCCTGGATGGTCGGTTCAGCGACGTCCTCCACCCGGATGTCCCCCACTCCGTGCCACACCACGGCTCTCATGTCGCCTCCTCCTCGCGTCGGCGCGGAACCGCTCGGCGGCGCGGCCCCGCGTCAGGCGCGTCCTGCGCTGTGGTCTTGTCGCGGGTCTCAGGACGCGTGGGCCCTCTATCCGAGGCCGCCGCTTCCAACCCCCGGTCAGGGAGAAAACGGGCCCGGCGTGGTGCCGCACCGGTCGTAGGGGGCGGAAGAATGGGGGTATGCGCGCCAGTCGCCTGCTCTCCCTGCTCCTGCTGCTGCAGAACCGCGGCCGGTTGACGGCCGCCCAGCTCGCCGCCGAACTGGAGGTCTCCGAACGCACCGTCTACCGTGACGTGGAGTCGCTCAGCGCCGCGGGCATCCCCGTCTACGCCGAGCGCGGGGCGGGCGGCGGCTATCGGCTGGTGGACGGCTACCGCACCCGGCTCACCGGGCTCAGCGGCGGCGAGGCCGACTCGGTGTTCCTGGCCACGGTGCCGCAGGCCGCCGCGGAGCTGGGGCTGGGCGCGGAGATGGCCGCCGCCCACCGCAAGATCCTGGCGGCCCTGCCCGAGGGGGTGCGGGAACGCGCCCAGCGGGTCCGGGACCGGTTCCACCTGGACGCGCCCGCCTGGTTCCGCGAGCCCGACCGGGTCCCGCACCTGGCCGCGATCGCCTCGGCGGTGTGGGAGCAGCGCGTCGTCGAGGTCCGCTACCGCAGGTGGCGCTCCGAACCGGTGGACCGGGTCCTCGCTCCGCTGGGCGTGGTCCTCAAGAGCGGGCTGTGGTACTTCGTGGCCCTGCCGTATCCCGCCGCCCCCGGGTGCGAGCCCCGCACTTTCCGCGCCGCGCGGGTGGACGGGCTCACCGACACCGGGGAGCGCTTCGCCCGTCCCGACGGTTTCGACCTGGCCGCCTACTGGGAGCGGTGGTCCCGCGAGTTCGAGGCGAGCCGCTACACGGGTACCGCGCGGGTGCTGCTCACTCCCAGGGGCCGGGACCTGCTGCGTGTCGTGCTGCCGCCGGTGCTGCACGGGGCGTTGGAGGCGGCCGAGCCGCAGCCCGACGGCCGGCTGTGCGCGCACGTCCCGTTCGAGTCCGTGGAGCAGGCCGTGGCGCAGTTCATCCAGTGCGGCCCCGACGCCGAGGTGGTGGAGCCGGTGGAGTTGCGGGAGGGGGTGCTGGCGCAGGCGCGCGCCACGGTCCGCCGCTACGCGGACTGACCGGCCGGGGCGTCCTCGACCAGCGCGTGCCGTCGTTTCCAGGCGACCACCAGCACGAACGACACGGTCACCAGCAGCGTCCAGGAGCCGAACTTGCTGAGTGAGACCATCGTCCAGGTCTCGGCCTGGTCGGGGTAGCGCCAGGCGCCCAGCAGGGTGGCGAGGTTCTCGGCGAGCCACAGGAAGAACCCGATGAGCACGAACGACAGCGCCAGCGGCATCCGGTAGCGGGTCCGTCCCACCGTGAAGTACACCCACGTGCCCCAGGTCACCGCGAGCACCGCCACCGCGAGCAGGGCGCGCAGGTCCGGCAGCCAGTGGTGGGCGAAGAAGTTGAGGTAGACGACGGCGGCCACGACCGCTGTCGCGGCACGCCGGTAGCCGGTGAGCCGCAGGTCGAGCAGCCGCCAGGCGCGGGTCACGTAGCTGCCGACCGCCGCGTACATGAACCCGCTGTACAGCGGGACACCGCCGATCTTGGTGAGGGCGGGCTCGGGGTAGGCCCAGGAGCCCATCTGCACCTTGAACAGTTCGAAGGCGAGCCCGACCGCGTGGAAGCCGAGGATCGCCAGCAGTTCCCGGCCGCTTTCCAGGCGCAGTGCCCAGAACACGGCGGTCACCGCGGCCAGATAGACCAGCAGTGCGTCGTAGCGAGCGAGCGGCAGCGGCAGCACCGTGGACAGGCCCAGTCCGAGGAAGACGCATCCCGCGAACGCGCACGCCCCCGCCTGGGCCAGGCCGAAACGGGTGAACTGCGCGAGGAGCCGTCCGGCCCGGCCGCGTGCCTCGACCCGCTCCAGCACCGTCTCCAGCGGTTGCCACCGTGGTGCCACCGGGCCTCCTCCGCCGTGTCGGGCAGCGTCGGGGCAGCACCCTAGCGGAGCGGTCCTCCCGCACCGGGGTTCTGGCCTGTTGCGGCCAGTGCGCGGCCCCGCTCCGGGGGCGGGGGCTGCCCTCCGCGCGCGGCGGGCGGTGGCCGGCGGCGGTCGGCCCCGCTCCGGGGGCGGGGGCTGCCCGGTCAGCCGAAGAACCCGAAGTACCACAGTGCGCAGTTGGTGCCCAGGATGGCGGCCGCGGCCAGCATCACTCCGGTCACGAAGCCCGTGCGCAGGCAGCGGACCAGGTACTCCGCCGACACGACGTTGTTGAGCAGGAAGTAGCCGAGGTACAGCGCCTGGAAGAACCCGTCCATGGTCAGCAGTCCCGGGTAGTACCAGCCGTTGCCGGTGTAGAACTCGGTGGTGGCGAACCACTCCCAGGCGATCGAGGCGCCCCAGCCCAGCGGGATCTGGATGATCGGGATGATCAGCAGCGGGAGCAGTTTCACGAAGCTCCACAGGCTCGGCTGGTCGGCGACCCGGGAGGGGCGGTGGGCGCGGCGGGCGTACTCGCGTTCGGCGCGCAGCCGTTCCCGGTGGGCCAGTTCGGCTTCGCGGCGGCGCTGCTCCTCGTAGCGCTGCCGCTCCAGTTCCTCGGCGCGGCGGCGCTCCTCCTCCTGCTGGCGCATCAGTGCTTCGCGGCGGCGCAGTTCCTCGCGTTCGCGGCGGCGCTGCTCGTCGGCGGGGGAGCCGCGGTACAGGTCGGCGTAGGCGTCGTCGCGGGACGGCGGGGTCGCGGGCGGCATCGCCGCGGTCGGCGGCGCCTGGTGGCCCTGTCCGTAGACAGCGGTGGGCGGGGTCTGCGCCCCGGTCTGCTGGCCGTGGACGGCGGTCGGCGGCAGCCCGTCGACCGGTCCGGGGGCCGCTCCCAGCACCGAGGTGCGCTGCTGCGGGTCGACGCCGTCGCCGTGGGGGACGGCCCGGGTGGGCTGGTCGTCGCCCAGCACCTCCGTCGCGGAGTATCCGGCGCTCTGCGATCCCAGCACGGCGGTCGCGCCGCCGTCGGCGGTGGGCGACGCCCCGCTCAGCGCCGCGTTGACCTGGGCGACCCGCTCCTGGATGCCGCGCATGAACACCGGCGGCAGCCAGGAGGATCCCGCGGGCACGTCCCCGAGCGCGTCCAGCACCTCGCCGGGCCCCGGACGGTTCCGCTCGTCCTTGGCCAGGCAGGCCGCCACCAGTCCGCGCAGCGTCGCCGGCACCGACGACAGGTCCGGTTCGTGCTGCAGGACCCGCATGACCATGGTGGGCATCGCGCCCTCGCCGAACGGCCCGACCCCGCCGGCCGCGTACACCAGCACCGCCCCGTAGGCGAACATGTCGCTCTTGGGGGTGAGCGGGGCGCCCTGGATCTGCTCGGGCGACATGAACCCGGGGGTCCCGATGATCGACTGGGTGGCGGCGGTGCCCTCGGTGGCGCGGGCGATCCCGAAGTCGATGACCCGCGGCCCGTCCTCGGCCAGCAGCACGTTGCCGGGCTTGAGGTCGCGGTGGATCAACCCCACCCGGTGGATCTCGGTGAGCGCCTCGGCCAGGCTCGCGGCCAGCACCCGCAGGCTCGGCTCCGGCAGCGGGCCGTGGTCGCGCACCGCCTGGTCCAGCGGCAGCGACGGGACGTAGGAGGTGACCAGCCACGGCACCTCGCCGTCGGGGTCGGCGTCGATCACCGGGGCGGTGAACGCGCCGCTGACCCGGCGGGCCGCGGTGACCTCGCGGGCGAACCGCTCCCGGAACGACTGGTCGGCGGCCATGTGCGGGTGGATCCGCTTGACGGCCACCGGCCTGCCGGCCGCAGAGCGGCCGAAGTACACCTGGCCCATGCCTCCGGCGCCCAGTCGTCCGATCAGCCGATAGCGGCCGATCCGTTCCGGATCGCCGTTCTCCAAGGGGCCCACGTTGACCTCCGCTGTGCGCCGTGCCATCCCAACGTCTGCGATAGTAACGAAACCGGCGGCCTGCTCCGGGCGGGTCCGGGCGCGGCCCCCGCCGGCGGACACCGCCGCGGCGGCCGTGCCCGGACCCGCCCCGCACGGCCCTACCGCACGTCGGTCTCGATGTGCGTGCACAACCAACGGTATTCGGCGTAGACCACCCGCAGCGCCAGCGCGCGGTGCCGCTCACCGTAGCCGACGACGCCGCTCACCTCCGCGACCCCCGGTTGGGAGCCGTCCAGCCACACCGCGCGCAGCCGGGGCCGCTGCCGCGTCGCGTAGCAGCCGGCCCGCAGCAGCAGGCTCCGGTGGGCGCCCTCCGACAGCCACGGGCGCAGCTGTTCGGGGTCGCGCTGGCCGGCCAGCACCTCGGCGACGAGCTGGGTGAAGCGCGGCAGGTCCCGCTCGGGGCGGACACGGCGGCGGGCGGGACAGGCGGGGACGCGCCGTTTCCGGCGCCCGTGGCGGTGGTCGTCCGCGGTGATCGTCATAACGCCTCCTTCGGATCGGCACCGGATCTCAGGGGGATCCGTCATCTGTTCCAGAGTCGCCACCCGCCCCGTTCGACCATCCGAATCTGGTTTTCCCGCTCCTGCGGCCCGGCCGCGGCGGCCACCGCTTCCCGATCTGTCCTCTTCCGTACCCCCGCCGTTATCCCGGCCTCGTCATACTGGTCGGGTGAGTGACGCCTATCTCGCTTCCCCCGTCCCCATCGGCCTGGCCCACCGGGGCGGCTGGCCCACCGATCCGAGCGGGCGGGTCCGCACCGACCTGGAGAACACCGCGCTGGCCTTCGAGCACGCGGTGCGCCTGGGCTACCGCTATCTGGAGACGGACGCGCGCGCCACCGCCGACGGGGTGCTGCTGGCCTTCCACGACCCTGTCCTGGACCGCGTCACCGACCGCACGGGCACCGTCGCCGAGCTGCCCTACGCGCAGGTGGCCCGGGCCCGGGTCGGCGGCAGCGAGCCGATACCGCTGCTGGAGGACCTGCTGGGTTCGCTGCCCGAGGCGCGTTTCAACATCGACGTCAAGGACGACTCCGCGGTCGAGCCGCTGCGCCGGGTGCTGCGCCGCACCAACGCCTGGCACCGGGTGTGTGTCGGCTCCTTCAGCCAGGCCCGCCTGGAACGGGTACGCCGCACCTTCGACCGCCCGGTGGCCCTGTCCAGCGGTCCGGTGGACGTGCTGCGGCTGCGGGCCGCCTCCCTCGTCCCGCTGCTGCTGCCGCTGGCCCGCCGCGACGTCTCCTGCGTGCAGATCCCGTTGCGGCACCGGGGGTTCCCCCTGGTCTCCCGGGACCTGGTGGCGGCCGCGCACCGTCTGGGCCTGCAGGTGCACGTGTGGACCGTCAACGACCCCGCGCTGATGGAACGCCTGCTGGACGTGGGGGTGGACGGCATCGTCACCGACGACGTGGCCGCCCTGCGCCGCGTCCTGGCCGACCGGGGGCTGTGGCCCGCCTCCCCCACCTCCTTCCCGCAGTAGCAGCCCACCTCCCCGCAGAGTCCGTTCACCCCACACGAGAGAAGCACCGCGTTGTCCACCTCCACCCCGGCCTCCGTGCCCACCCCTTCCGACGAGGCGCGCACCCGCCGTTCCGAGCGGCGCGCCTGGTACATGTACGACTGGGCGCAGTCGGTCTTCACCACCTCCGTGATCACGGTCTTCCTCGGCCCCTACCTGACCGCGCTCGCCGAGGGCGGCGCCGGGGCCGACGGCCGGATCAGCGTGTTCGGCTGGATGATCACGCCCGCCTCGCTCTACCCCTACGCCACGTCCCTGTCGGTGCTGCTCCAGCTGGTGCTGCTGCCCGCGCTCGGGGCCGTCGCCGACACCAGCGGACGCAAGCGGGAACTGCTCGGGGTGACCGCCTACCTCGGCGCGTTCTCCACCATGGGCCTGTACTTCGTGCACGGGGACCGCTACCTGCTCGGCGCGGGCCTGTTCGTCGTCGCCAACGTCGCGTTCGGCGCCTCCATCGTGGTCGCCAACTCGTTCCTGCCCGACCTGGCCTCCGAGGACGAACGCGACGCGGTGTCCTCCCGCGGGTGGGCGATGGGCTACCTGGGCGGCGCCCTGCTGCTCACCCTCAACCTGGTGCTGTTCCTCGGGCACGAGAGCCTCGGCCTGGAGGAGGGGCACGCGGTGCGTATCTGCATGGTGTCGGCGGGCGTGTGGTGGGCGGTCTTCACCGTGATCCCGCTGGCCCGGCTGCGCAACCGGCGCGAGGGGTCGCTGGACGCCCCGGTGCGGAGGATCTCCGTGGGCCGCAGCTTCACGCAGCTGTGGCAGACCGTGAAGAGCCTGCGCGCCTACCCTCGCACCCTGCTGTTCCTGGTCGCCTACGTCCTGTTCAACGACGGCATCCAGACCGTCATCGGGTTCTCCGCGACCTTCGCCGACCAGGCTCTGGGGCTGGACCAGTCCGTGCAGATCGGCACCATTCTCATGGTGCAGTTCGTGGCGTTCGGCGGGGCGCTGCTGCTCGGCGCGATCGCCCGGCGCTTCGGTGCGAAGAAGACCATTCTGGGCAGTCTCGTGGTGTGGACCGCGGTGGTGGCGGTGGCGCCGGTGCTGCAGGAGGGCGCGGCCGCGCAGTTCTTCGCGTTGGGTTTCTTCATCGCGATCGTGCTGGGCGGCACGCAGGCGCTGTCGCGTTCGCTGTTCTCGCACCTCATCCCGAAGGGCAAGGAGGCGGAGTACTTCGGGTTGTACGAGATCAGCGACAAGGGGTCGGCCTTCCTGGGGGCGCTCGTGCTGGGTGTGGTGCTGGACGCCACCGGCGGCGACTACCGGCTGGCGATCCTGTCGATGGTCGTGTTCTTCGTCCTCGGTTTCGTCCTGCTGCTGGTCATCGACATTCCCGCGGCGATCCGCGCCGCGGGCAACCGGGTGCCCGAGAAGCTCTGAGGGGCCGGGCCGCGGGTTCTTCCCCGGTCCGGCCGCTCACGTCCAGCGGGCGAGCAGTCCCTCCAGGGGGTCGGGGCGCCTCTCCTGCCGGGCGGGGACGTGGTAGCGCACGCCGGCCGTCCGGGGTGCGGGGGCGCCGACGCGGGCGCGGCGGACAGCGGCCGTCGGAGCGGGGGCCTCGTCGGCGGCCTCGGGGGCGCCGTAGCGGGCGCCCCGGGCCCGAGGGCGGCCGGTCCGCACCGGCGGCGGTCGCCGCCCGGCGCGGGAGGGGGGCGGCTCCGGTGCGGAGGGGGCCGGTTCGGCGGAGAAGCGCACCGGCAGCGCCGCCGGTGCGTGTACCGCCGGCGGGGCGTGCCGGCGCAGGCTGTGCGGCGGATCGTCCAGGACCGGGCCGAGGCGGTCGACGACGGTGTCGACGGCGGTGACGGCGATCCCGGAGGCCAGCTCCTGGGCGGGGCAGCGGTGCGGTCCGGCCCCCCACATCAGGTGGGCGCGGTTTCCGGCGAGGTCGTCGAGGGTGCGGCCGCGGCGGACCGTCGGGTCGGCGTGGGCGGGGGCGAACCCCAGCACCAGCGGCTCGCCTTTTCTGATGTCGACGCCGCCGATACGCACGTCGCGGGTGGGGCAGCGGGCCTGGAGGGTCTGCAGCGGCGGGTCGACCCACATCACGTAGTCGAGGAAGTCGGTGCAGGGCAGTGCCCCGCACCGGTGGGCCGCGGCGATCTCGGGCCGGGTGAGCAGCAGCCGCAGCGCGTTGCCGACGAGGTGCGCGGTGGGGGCCACCCCGGTCCGCACCAGCGTGTCCAGTGCGGCGGCGGCCTCGGCGTCGGTGAGTCCGACGGGGTGGCGCAGCAGTTGGGAGACGAGGTCGTCGCCGGGGTCGGCGCGGCGGCGTGCCACCAGCGCGGTGGTGTAGCGGTGGAGGTCGGCGGTGGCGCGCGCGGCCGTGGCGGGGTCTTCTCCGTCGCGTGCGGCGCACAGCCGGGCCAGCAGGTCGCCGTACCGTTCGTCCAGTCCGAACAGGGAGTTCAGCACCATCGCGGGCAGCGGCACGGCGTAGTCGGCGACGAGGTCGGCCCGGCCCCGGGGCGCGAAACGGTCGACGAGTGAGGTCGCCAGCGTCCTGGCGGTCTCGGTGAGGCGGCGTCCGCCGACGGCCCGCAGTCCTTCGACGACGGGGGCGCGCATCCGGTGGTGGCGTTCGCCCTCCGCCGCCGGGGCGGAGCCGTTCTCCTCTTCCCGTGGTTGCTGCGGGGCCGTGGTCCACCGGTCGGGGGTGGCGGCGAAGCGGTCGAAGTCGCGGAGCGCGTCCAGGTTCTCGTGGTAGCCGAGCAGCAGCCAGCCGGGCACGCCCGGGGTGATCTCCACGGGGGCCACCGCGCCGAAGCGGGCGCGCAGCTCCTCCCACGGCAGTGGGTGGTCAGGGCGGCGGGTGCCCGTGTGGAGGGGGACGGCCCGGGCGCGGAGGGGGCGGGGTGCGGGCGTGGGGCGGGGGCGGCTGGTACCGGTGCTCATGGCGGCGCTCCTCGGGAGAGTCGGCTTCCCGGACTGTAGGCGCCGAATGTTTCCGGTGTGCTTCCTCGTCGCAACAGGCGGGGTTTTCGGCGCTGCGCCGCGTGGCGCGGGCATTGCGCAAAGTTTCTGCCAAGCTGTTCCGAACTGCGAAGATTCGCTTTCGGTGCGGCGGGTGGGATGGCCCACAATCCTGGGAGCGGCGGGACCGGTGAGGGGACCGGTGTGAAACGGGGCGTCGGCGCACGGTTGGGCTCTCACGGTCCGGGGAATCTTGAGACCGACCGCCGCGTTGATACCCACGAGACCGCAAGAGCGCCTGGAGGCACCCACACGATGGCCGAGCGAGCACTTCGCGGAACCCGACTCGGGGCGACCAGTTACGAGAACGACCGCAACACCGACCTGGCTCCGCGCCAGGAGGTCACCTACGACTGTCCTCGGGGCCATCGCTTCGCCGTCACCTTCGCCTCGGAAGCGGAGATCCCCGCGACCTGGGAGTGTCGTTTCTGCGGGGAGAGTGCGCTGATGGTCGACGGCAAGCAACCGGAGGAGAAGAAGACCAAGCCGACGCGCACCCACTGGGACATGCTGCTGGAGCGTCGCAGCATGGAGGACCTGGAGGAGGTTCTGGCCGAGCGGCTGGAACTGCTGCGCGCCCGGCGCCGCGAGGAGCAGAAGCACATGCGCTCCCTGTCCTCGGAGCGGCGCAGCGCCTGAGTCGTCCGCGGAGACGGTGCGGGGGCGGTACCGACCGCCCCCGCACTGTCGTCTCCGGGGGTCCTGCCCGCCGCGGCTCAGGCGGTGGGGGGCTGCGCGGTGAAGGGGTCGTGGCTGTGTCCGACCAGGTCGGCCACTGATCCGTAGACGGCGGTGGGCCGGTAGGGGAAGAGTTCCGCGGTGGTGGAGTCGGAGATCCCGCTCAGCACCAGGATGGTCTGCATGCCCGCCTCCAGCCCGGAGCGCACGTCGGTGTCCATGCGGTCGCCGATCATCACGGTGTTCTCCGAGTGGGTGCCCAGGGTGCGCAGCGCCGAACGCATCATCAGCGGGTTGGGTTTGCCCACGTAGTAGGGGGCGCGTCCGGTGGCCCTCTCGATGAGGGCGGCGACCGCCCCGGTCGCCGGGAGCGACCCCTCGCGGCTGGGTCCCTTCTCGTCGGGGTTGGTGGCGATGAACCGGGCGCCGCTCTCCACCAGCCGGATGGCGCGGGTGATCGCCTCGAAGCTGTAGGTGCGGGTCTCCCCCAGCACCACGTAGTCGGGGTCGCGTTCGGTCAGGATGTACCCGGCGTTGTGCAGCGCGGTGGTCAGTCCCGACTCCCCGATGACGTAGGCCGACCCGCCGGGCCGCTGTTCCTGGAGGAAGCGTGCGGTGGCCAGCGCCGAGGTCCAGATGGACTCCTCGGGGATGTCCAGTCCGCTGCGCAGCAGCCGGGCGCGCAGGTCCCGCGGCGTGTAGATGGAGTTGTTGGTCAGCACCATGAAGCGGGTGCCGTTGGCGCGCAGTTCCGCGACGAACTGGTCGGCCCCGGGGACGAGGTGCTCCTCCCACACGAGCACGCCGTCCATGTCCATCAGGTAGTTGTAACCGGATTCTTGCATCACGTGCTGATTGTCCCATCACTGTCCACGGGGGTGCGCCGTGCCACGCGGCGGCCCCGGCGGGCGCCGCCGTTCACCCGTTCGCAGTGTTCTCGGGCTCCCAGCGCAGCAGGTCCCCCGGCTGGCACCGGAGGGCCTCGCACAGCGCGGCGAGCGTGGTGAAGCGCACCGCCTTGG
This window encodes:
- a CDS encoding serine/threonine protein kinase, yielding MARRTAEVNVGPLENGDPERIGRYRLIGRLGAGGMGQVYFGRSAAGRPVAVKRIHPHMAADQSFRERFAREVTAARRVSGAFTAPVIDADPDGEVPWLVTSYVPSLPLDQAVRDHGPLPEPSLRVLAASLAEALTEIHRVGLIHRDLKPGNVLLAEDGPRVIDFGIARATEGTAATQSIIGTPGFMSPEQIQGAPLTPKSDMFAYGAVLVYAAGGVGPFGEGAMPTMVMRVLQHEPDLSSVPATLRGLVAACLAKDERNRPGPGEVLDALGDVPAGSSWLPPVFMRGIQERVAQVNAALSGASPTADGGATAVLGSQSAGYSATEVLGDDQPTRAVPHGDGVDPQQRTSVLGAAPGPVDGLPPTAVHGQQTGAQTPPTAVYGQGHQAPPTAAMPPATPPSRDDAYADLYRGSPADEQRRREREELRRREALMRQQEEERRRAEELERQRYEEQRRREAELAHRERLRAEREYARRAHRPSRVADQPSLWSFVKLLPLLIIPIIQIPLGWGASIAWEWFATTEFYTGNGWYYPGLLTMDGFFQALYLGYFLLNNVVSAEYLVRCLRTGFVTGVMLAAAAILGTNCALWYFGFFG
- a CDS encoding Rv3235 family protein, with protein sequence MTITADDHRHGRRKRRVPACPARRRVRPERDLPRFTQLVAEVLAGQRDPEQLRPWLSEGAHRSLLLRAGCYATRQRPRLRAVWLDGSQPGVAEVSGVVGYGERHRALALRVVYAEYRWLCTHIETDVR
- a CDS encoding glycerophosphodiester phosphodiesterase translates to MSDAYLASPVPIGLAHRGGWPTDPSGRVRTDLENTALAFEHAVRLGYRYLETDARATADGVLLAFHDPVLDRVTDRTGTVAELPYAQVARARVGGSEPIPLLEDLLGSLPEARFNIDVKDDSAVEPLRRVLRRTNAWHRVCVGSFSQARLERVRRTFDRPVALSSGPVDVLRLRAASLVPLLLPLARRDVSCVQIPLRHRGFPLVSRDLVAAAHRLGLQVHVWTVNDPALMERLLDVGVDGIVTDDVAALRRVLADRGLWPASPTSFPQ
- a CDS encoding MFS transporter, whose amino-acid sequence is MSTSTPASVPTPSDEARTRRSERRAWYMYDWAQSVFTTSVITVFLGPYLTALAEGGAGADGRISVFGWMITPASLYPYATSLSVLLQLVLLPALGAVADTSGRKRELLGVTAYLGAFSTMGLYFVHGDRYLLGAGLFVVANVAFGASIVVANSFLPDLASEDERDAVSSRGWAMGYLGGALLLTLNLVLFLGHESLGLEEGHAVRICMVSAGVWWAVFTVIPLARLRNRREGSLDAPVRRISVGRSFTQLWQTVKSLRAYPRTLLFLVAYVLFNDGIQTVIGFSATFADQALGLDQSVQIGTILMVQFVAFGGALLLGAIARRFGAKKTILGSLVVWTAVVAVAPVLQEGAAAQFFALGFFIAIVLGGTQALSRSLFSHLIPKGKEAEYFGLYEISDKGSAFLGALVLGVVLDATGGDYRLAILSMVVFFVLGFVLLLVIDIPAAIRAAGNRVPEKL
- a CDS encoding cytochrome P450 — translated: MSTGTSRPRPTPAPRPLRARAVPLHTGTRRPDHPLPWEELRARFGAVAPVEITPGVPGWLLLGYHENLDALRDFDRFAATPDRWTTAPQQPREEENGSAPAAEGERHHRMRAPVVEGLRAVGGRRLTETARTLATSLVDRFAPRGRADLVADYAVPLPAMVLNSLFGLDERYGDLLARLCAARDGEDPATAARATADLHRYTTALVARRRADPGDDLVSQLLRHPVGLTDAEAAAALDTLVRTGVAPTAHLVGNALRLLLTRPEIAAAHRCGALPCTDFLDYVMWVDPPLQTLQARCPTRDVRIGGVDIRKGEPLVLGFAPAHADPTVRRGRTLDDLAGNRAHLMWGAGPHRCPAQELASGIAVTAVDTVVDRLGPVLDDPPHSLRRHAPPAVHAPAALPVRFSAEPAPSAPEPPPSRAGRRPPPVRTGRPRARGARYGAPEAADEAPAPTAAVRRARVGAPAPRTAGVRYHVPARQERRPDPLEGLLARWT
- a CDS encoding RNA polymerase-binding protein RbpA encodes the protein MAERALRGTRLGATSYENDRNTDLAPRQEVTYDCPRGHRFAVTFASEAEIPATWECRFCGESALMVDGKQPEEKKTKPTRTHWDMLLERRSMEDLEEVLAERLELLRARRREEQKHMRSLSSERRSA